gagaaacggtggtagaaaaagaaaaactagggaaaaagctgatttttttatcaactttggCCTTTAATTTCTCCTCCCTCTGGCCATGAAATCCACTCCTATTTACAGGGAGTGGAAGAGGGACGTTTCATCCTTATTAGTGTCAAATCTTAGCTCTTGATTCAACCTAGAAGAATctcaaccgttggctcaaagtagcTATCATGGGCTATCAAATTTGTTGTAGGAAAAGGGCTGGTCGGGTTGGCCACTTTGAGGTGGTGCCACAACCGTTATGGCGTCAATCGGCCTGAAAAGATCACACTGGCATGTAGTCAGGTGTTATGTGATCGTTTGCATGTAGAGGGATGAagtattaaatattttggaaagaaGGCCACTCGAGTAGCTTTTCTAAATAAGAAGATGAACAATTAACCCAAAACGACACCATTTTGGTCAAGTTCATTTTAATactttgatttatgatttgtcTCAATTACACCCCTAATTggtttcaaactttcaattttgttcaaatttACCCCTGAAGAACTTCAATTTCagcatcttttatatttttatccttagtcttggatttatgcaattcgACCTTCacttgaccattaaactttcaattctcttcaatttcacccctgatttcaagCAATTGGGTTCTCATAGTTCGACATCTTTTACAAAATGATCATTGGCTacgaattttttcaatttatcccttaattgatctaaaaactttgattttcttgcaattttacccctcatttcaattaattgacttggtataaattaaatttattctcctaaaatTCCATTCTTCCTAATTAAGCctaaattaggctcccaaacttaagttttcaccaattaagcccctaataaaattaatctgaccaatttaaagtataattaagttcttGCACTTAGTTAAATCAttacccaaattaattcttaaacataattaaactttaaatttacccatgattaaatcaaattgacctattaaaaatctaattatgtccttaggcttaatttttatacaaattcgtccaataattatttaatttaacctttgaATCtgcattttctctttaatttttggtAAAATAGGATACAATTAGGTTTCCATATCCATCTAAAATtgcactttgattttttttacatgtgaaATCCTCACTGCTTGCTTTTGCCAAAAtatccgttttttttttttgaaaaaaaaaagaagattaattTGGAGAACAACACAtaaataggttatgacaattaaaattcttgtttttttagtgtgtttttttttttcaaagagagagagatatggtGAATAAGTAGGgtattttaagattttgtttttcaatgagaGTAACATTGAGTGAGGCATTACTCATGGATATAAATTTTGCAATATGCAAGTTgtagaaacaaattataatgtaaaaacatcaatttaatatttatcattcattaaattaaattaaagtgcATTATGCATAATTACATACTCATCTTCCATCAACTTTTTATAGGTTTTCCAAGGTTCATGGTTGACTGGTTGTGTCAAAGGAATGATGTATCAACAAAGGCACAATGCTCAACAACATCGATTCATGATAACAAGACTGGCATGTTAATAACTTTGAGGGGTAGCTTAATTAATCAGGTTTTGAGTTTGCTTTCCAAtaatcacgagttcgaatcctCTCAAGGCTAccgaaggcttacatggtcgttaacttcagggcccgtgggattagtcgaggtgcgtacAAACTAGCATGGACACCTATgttaatcaaaaataaaaagattagcaTGTTAATTGTGGACTTCCGCCATATTAAGGGTTGTTTATGGGCTGCgatgcaatttgttttttctaattttttataattattttgtttttgaaaattaatttttaaattgttttgatatattgatatcgaaaaagattaaaataaaaaatattattatcatgtattttcaaataaaaaaacactttaaaaaataactatactATACTTATAAACACTTAATATATCATAAtgataaaatgaatatattgaaTTTGAGTGGAGTATCGTACTCATGGagtgtaattttttaaagcaaaaacttTTCGTTAAATACAAAAACTTTTCGTTAGAAAACaaatctctcttctttttgttaTGGAAAGCaatcccatatatatatatatatgaccatTGTATGGTTTAGCATGATATGGAGTCTAAGATCGAGGAGTTATTTGAGATGAGATGTCTTCTCTAGATTATATATTGGACTTGttctacaaaattaaattacattttgattcttattccaTTATTCTATTCTCTGAACAGCTGTAATTaaatagctaaaaataaaaaacgacAATCAAGTAAGTTATATTATCTATGTCAACTATGTAACTTAGTGCATAAATAAATcgatttattatgatttttattcaatattcgAAATCTATAACCAGAAAGTCAAAGAATTGAGTTATAATATTCCAATGCCTCATCAAACCATTGTAATGCcttttacttcaaaaaaaaatattaaattagtttttttcaatattttttaataattttcatgttttagagttaaaaatataaaaaattatcttaatatattttaaaatcagaGTTTCcaagaattttgaaatttttagtaattttatatcatatattaatattaaaaatatattttaaaaaataaaaaaatatattttaatatatttcaaaacataaaacatttaaaatatatattttaatatatacacTGTAGCAAAtcatcagaaaagaaaagaaaaatcattaatcTCATAGCCTCCAGCCAGTTGGTGACATATCTACGTTCTCAtgcataattataattactctTAGCCTGACATAAGTGCATTAGAGGTCTTTTCATGTAAAAGGATGATTTGATGTGAGCGCAAGGTTTCTTATTGGAAAGTATAGAATATTATATTACTTCTCcagatcaattttatttttttaaattaaaataacgtcaacttaataaaaaaaaacaaaagtcaacgggttacaactgggtttttgaccgggtcttgccgggtcacacCTGGTTTTTCTtgcctctattttttcttcaacccggcccggttccagtccCGAATCAGTCAGATCCCGAGTTGACCCATTGGGCCGAGTTTCAAAACCATACTTTCAagtaatcaaaatttaaagtgACTGTTTtcaagtataatttttaatgaattatgtCTAAAGCTAAtgttcattaatatattaaaaagaataatattgtCAAGAgtaatttttagcaatttttattaaatatttaccaTGATTTCAAATAAGAGTAAGGATTTTGGAACCTATACTTtagattttcttaaaataaataaaaaattaattgagactcaatattatttagttttttttttctctagtttgATGATCAAGAATttcttcaagttaatttatcatttttttttcaataattatattcACACGTAATTTTGaaatacaaattcaatttttattttacataataaaaaaaacgtagatagatatttttattttatgattaggAAACTTGgaattgaatttatgtttttgtttacaATACaacaaatatagtaaaaatgAAACAATCCCTTCTTCTAGAACACTATATACACGTGGATAATATTTTTGCTCTTTTATGGTTGGCAAGAAAAGAGTTTCACTCTCTAGACTCTTAATTATTGCCAAGTAAATTCAAAAGTATGGCATGGACATGGATTTACGATGTGGTTTTCGACTgtcgttgactttttttttattattatttttaagctaAAGTCAACCAATTGATTGTCTGCTCTCGATATAATTATGGCTGTGTTACAAGTCTCTTTTACattattgttttagttaatAAGACTCTTTGTTTGTCATTTATTAAACGTTATTTAATTCTAACACTGCATATAGTCTTCTTTGATGGGATTTGAAGAGTCGGTATGCTActtttgggttttatttttttaaaaaaaaaatattgaaaagtaTAGTAGtggttattttataaagtattttttttgttttaaaatatattaaaataatatttttttaaaaaaaattaattttaatattaacactttaaaataatctgaaacaccaaaaacttttaatttgaatcaatgaaaaaaataatttttttatgaaaaacactcttgaaatacaaaaacaaacaagttctcCTTAGATTTCACTAAGAGTATCCTCTGATGTtctttgatgatcaattttactgattttgattttttaattaaagatgatgttaagattgtatttttattttcatgttaacatgtattgttattatttatagtaatcttaattagaagaaattagatttaaaattgatattttttaattttttaagaatatcaagttcatttttttcatttatacaAAATCAGgaaagttaaatttttattttaaaaggtttttttatatattttttaatataaatgaacaTGTGTCATCATTTATTGGTTAAATTTTATGTCAACTGATAGATGGCCACATCAAAGACATAATATACAAGAAcacaattagataaaaataataataataataaagggattcaataataataataataaaacattgaagAGTATAGGGATACATCATGGTTAAAAGTCactcaatattatattaaatcaataaattattttaatttacaaatatatttggTACCAAAGTTATCAATTTTAAACATCATTTACAAGCACTTTGTGAATACTCACCTAGAACGTATTAAACGTAGTTTAGCCACAATACATAGCAAGAATATTATTGTCTCGTGTTACaagacaacattttttttcttttaaataatgagATAATAACATATTGAATCGATTCAGGTTAATATATTAGATCCACAATCCGAATTATGAGACTTTGATAACCTCgtatgaagcaaataaaaacaaattattaaacctaatttcattcaatctaattttaaatgatatatttttttaaaaaaatcaattgaaaaaataacaaaaaaataacctgaatcAACATAGGTTAATCTACCAAACATATGATCTGAgtcataaaattgagataatctcataaaaaaattgaaataaattataaaactcaattcttaatcaacataacttaaatgataattttttttaaaaaacaattttttataaaaaaacctttaaaaaattaaatttatttaggtTAACCCAGTTTcataacttaaattataaaaccgaaataattttatacaaagtaaattttaaaaaattataaaatataatctcaaataaatttaatattaaaaaaaaaaaacattgattcgATTACAGTGTTTTACAGTAAGATCAAACAGTAAATCTACCTCCTCTTGTTGGTTTTGTTAATATATACGTGTTCATAATCTATTAATCATCGTTCTAGACAATGATGCGTGGGCGCAACAACTAGGAGAAGTAAACAAAAGAACGCCGATTTGGGAAGCCGAGCTCGAATGGCGGCGGCTGAGCACCGATTAGGCGAAGAAGGCGGCAAATGCGTGCAATAGTGGATTTCACGTGACAAAAAGGACCTTTCGTTGTGGTCATACACCAATACGACAAAATCTCCTTTTTCAGATTCACCTACTCTTTACtccatctttattattattattactccatctttattattattcttattcttattattataatattttacgCATGTCTACGTGGCAAGTGGTAATTTTCTACTACTGTACTGGTAGGGTagttagttttaaaatccggcCCGCAGATTGATTTGGGATCCGGCCACCCCAAAACTAAAACTAGAtcgagttgaaaaaaaaattaggaatagATAAAACTCGGTGTGACCCGACTGACtcggcaagacccggtcaaaaacctggttgcaacctgttgacttttgtttttttattaaaacgacatcgttttgatttaaaaatttttttgacTCGGgcaacccggtcaaaacccagaACCCTAGTTTTGGACCGAGCCGGATCTAAAAACTATGTCTAATACCATGAATGACACAAGTAAAGTGAATTATTCTATTAGGTTTTGCTTTTATTAAGATCAAACAAGTTTAAatggataaaaacaaaaaaaaaaagttaagttatTTTTGCTGtgttatgtttttctaaaacaaaaaatagataatttggTCTCCTTGATTATATAtagtcttttttattgtttaattttttgagataattttatttaatttttaaaattaaaaccaaatcaaatcagatttaaaatttacaattttttaaataaactcaaaaaattaacataaaaaaataaaataaaaatcagcatGATTTGCTAACCAATAAAAACGTACGAAAGTCGATcactcaacataaaaaaaagagagtaccACCGTCTACAAGAATTTCACCAAGGAAATGCAAATCGAGAGAAACCCACCCCTAGATTTCTTGGTCCTACTGGAATTAGCGCTGATAAGTTCTGATGTTTTTTACACGTCACTACACTACATGTAGCTCATAATATCTTCACCAAATATTTGCGGCCATATATGCTTTCATTTAACAACAAGGAGAGAGATTTTATGCATTAGAAAAGCTACTGCATGTTGAAAAcaattaaagtgtttttttttaagtatatattttttattttttaaaaatttatttttaatattaacatatcaaaataatttaaaaacaaaaaaataaatttaaaataaaaaaattaaaataaagaaaaacaatatttaaatttgttcaCAACCACgcatcttgttttatttttttactgaaagtagcacagtaaaaaaatatagttaagaacttatatagaaaaataagcataatttaacaagtttttacgatttttttttaaaaaaggatggAATTTTAAACTCCAACAACTCTACGTGCTGACACCTCCTCTAACAGCTTTACCTTTTCTCATTCACGTAGAGCTACAGAGCATCATGAGCTTGCTGACACCTCCGCTAGCTGCTCCACCTTTTCTCATTTATTACTTGTGTTTCCTATTGATTGCTTAGGTAGCGTTTGGAACACgtctaaaagttttttttccttatatatatatatatatatatatttgtacttttttaaattaattttattatatttttagatgatttttatattattttacaaattaaaaaatattttgaagaacaaccaaatattatcaaaatctaaggccctgtttgtttgttggaaagtagttttttttggaaagtgaattccggaaaagtgaattattttctgatgtttggtagtgtaatgaaaaataagttggaaaatattttccagtgtttggttatgtcattgaaaatgagttggatgaaattctaaaacaaatattcaaaacaaaatatatatatagtaatcaaaagtttaaggactaaatttgatataatgacatttctaaatttttcacaacatccagaaagtgttttccccccaaaataaaaggaaaacacttttctggaaaccaagctaaatttttctttgactgaaaagtgttttccgttgactaacTTTTCTACTGgcaaataaatacaagaaagttgaaaaatgattttttgaaaattagtttCTGGGAAACAAACTCAGCCAAAGCCATTACATAGTGTCCTCATTGGCTGTCTATTTTGGAGGGGATGCATGAGAGTATcttagtaattgttttttaaaatattttttatttaaaaaatatattaaaataatattttttatgttaaaaaaattatttttaatattaatattttaaaaaatactatttgaaaagcaattcaAACAGGTGGTTAAACCCTAAAATCTTTTACAtccctgtctctctctctctctctctctcgcacGACAGCCAGCTACTACATTTTCAATTCCTACGCTACTTTTGccatttatttttccttaagaTGTGCTGTGCTAGCTTCTTTGGGCTTCATCTTCCACGACACGCTTATAGATCCCCACTTGTCCACCAATGAGATCTCCTTATGGCTTATCTTTaaagccaaaaacaaaaacaaaaattcaaaataagtaaaaactaaaaaggccATTATTAAAGCTCTTCCCAAACAACAAATCCTTCCCTTCCATTTCATGGCCAATTCCATCCAAACTTCCATCACTGACACTACCACCGAAAACCCCACCAAACGTCGACAGCTAATTACAGACGGCCACCGCCACCTAGAACAGCCTCTCATACCAGGTCTCCCTAACGACATAGCCCAGCTTTGTCTCTCCCTTGTTCACCCTTCCACTCTTTACTCTGTTTGCCACTCATGGCGTCGCCTAATCTATTCCCCTTCTTTCcctcctttcttctctttgtaTGCAGTGCTATCATCAACGAATACAAACCATAACCTTCCTGATAATAACTCAATCCAATTCTTTAACTTTGACCCCATTTCTTCCCGGTGGGATTCTctccctcctccaccaccaGATCCACCACTCCATCTCATCCTTCGCCACCCTTCCTTTATCTCCCGTGACCTTCCTATACAATCCATCTCCGCCTCTTATCGCTTGATACTTCTTGCTGCTACTTCTCACAGTTTTTCCCCAGCTCTCTCTCGCCCTCTTGTTTTTAATCCACTTTCAGGCTCATGGGCCTTTGGTCCTCCCCTCGCCACACCTCGCCGCTGGTGTGCTGCTGGCTCGGCACATGGCACGGTCTATGTGGCGAGTGGGATCGGATCCCAATACAACACAGACGTGGCCAAGTCATTGGAGAAGTGGGATTTGCAAAACCAGAAAGCCATGATCTCCAACATCCGCAATAAAACAACCACATGGAAATGGGTAAAggttaaagaactaaaaaacgGGAGATTTAGTAGGGATGCTATTGATGCAGTAGGGTGGAGAGGGAAACTTTGTATGGTGAATATGAAAGGAGATGCAGCTAAAGAAGGGATTGTTTATGACACTGAGAAGGACACATGGGAGGACATGCCACAGGGTATGGTTGCAGGGTGGAGAGGACCCGTGGCAGCCATGGACGAGGAGGTTATGTATGTGGTGGATGAAGCCAAAGGCGTGCTTAGAAAATATGATCCAGAAAGGGATTGCTGGGAGCGTATAATGGAGTCAGAGAGGCTTATTGGAGCACAGCAGATTGCTGCTGGTGGCGGTAGAGTTTGTGTTATTTGCGGCGGTAGTACTGAGCTTGTGGTGCTAGATGTGGTGGCGCTTCCGGTGAGACTATGGGTGGTGGAAACGCCACCGGGATTCGAAGCCTTTCGAATTCATATATTGCCAAGGATAAGCCGCCCAGATAATTGATTTTCTGGTATcgagatgatttttaattttatttgtataccATATACTTTTCGATCTTATGTTTGGTCTCGGTCTAATATCTTGATAAGTATATCTTACAATAACTTTTTAATCTCCTTTTATTCTCATTGAAAGTGAAAATTTGTCGTTTCTGGAATGAAGAGAAATTGAATATACATATTATACAGTATACCGATGTTGGTGCTAATTTCGGCAAGACTTTGTTTGGGCAATATGGGTATTTTGCtttgaaaaacttaaattaatcttGGTGCTCCAATTCCTAAGTTCCCAATTTTAAATCTTGTATGAATTggattattttcttgtttatttggtaattttaatttgatatttttgattaggaaatttccttctttttgtttttctttttcacaattAAAGAGTAAATCtaggaaataatatatttaagagAGATTTTGAAAGGGGGAGTTTTGCCTATTTATTTGGTCcctatactttttaaattattttgattgagaACCTACACTCCTTTTCATATTGATTAAGTTCATCTACTCTTCATTTAGTTTTGTAGCCATTAGTGTTTGAGTTTGTGTTATTATAGGCCCATAacatggttaattttttttaaaaaatattttgaattttgggtaacttataatataatgataaacttttgattttagagaatttaaattatacgtttatattatatatgtcttaagcttttttttatgcaaattaatGTTGTGCATTGTTGTATGGGAAATTGgatcaaaattaagaaataaaatataaaaatataataggtTAATGTTAATAACTTGGAACTTTTGGTAAATGGAGAGATTTTGCTGAAATATCGATAAATTATGTGATAGACTTACATATACAAATTGTGAAAAAACAATTCCCATATTTACCATAATCTAGTTTGGGTGTTGTCCTGTTGTCCTGAAAATTTAGACTGTTACATCAAAATCCAATAATAACCAAATCATTGTGACATCTACTAAGGTATGACAAGGCTTAACATAATGCATTGTTTGAAGTATTATAGGCATATAAGACTTCACATAAAACTGCCTTAGAAACTTCACCATTTACTTTAACTTATGATAATGATACTATGTTTCTCATTGTCACTTAAAAGAGTTGTATAAGATGATATAGATAGTATAGATTATTAGTATGCTATAGTAGTAGAGCTAGATGATTTGAATGAAATAAGACTTATTGTAGCTGAACCATTTACTAGCAGAAAAAGTTTGAGGTAGCATATAACAAACATATTCAATAAAAGAACATTTTAATGCATGATTTGGTGTGGAAGACCACACTATCAATTAGCCATAAAGATACACAATTTGGTAAATGgtccttaaattaaaaaagttcgTATGTTATTGTCAACGTTATTAAAAGAGATGCTTAGTATATAGCTAATCATGATAGagagttgtaatttttttttatgaatcaatGGTTTATATTtaggccctgtttgtttgctgaaaagtagtgttttttggaaagtgaattatggAGAAAATGaattccaagaaaatattttccgagAATTAAGGTGTTTGGTCGaggaatagaaaagaagaagaaacgaaaaagaaaagaaaaaagtaaataaaaatgggTTTGGACACACTGTCAACATATGCAGAGAAGGCTATTTGGTGATGAAAGGGCTGCCATGGCTTTCGATCAAATAAAGAGTCAGCCAATGCTATTTTGAAGGGACATTAAgacaaaaagaaagtaaaaggggACACATTAAAAGGGGGAAAACTActacaaattcaagaataaagaAAGGACACTGTCTTAACCAAATGGTACTCTTCTTTTGACAAGTATGTCGAGAGAACATGTTCCATAAGATATAATACTAATATTAGCAAAAAAGCAAAGGAAAGAATCTTTGCCTGAATctgagttttaaaataataatagagtaaaataaCATGTAAAGTACATTTTCAGCTCTTGGGAGGAAGCGTTGGCTAGCAGTGGCTAGCTTGTGGGGGGATGCAACAGCCGAGTGCATGCCTTAAAAGGCATTCTTTCACAGCCACTCAGCTGCTCTTCTCTCTGTCCCACCGCCCCAGCAGCACTCCAGCTGCTACAACTTTTCTCATCCATTACAATAGTATACTACTTGTTCTTgttaatttctcttcttttgattgctaaagTCCAACCATGCCTTTCTGTTGGGTCCCCATTGGCTTTGAATGTGAAAGCTGCATGTCCCTGTGCATTGTTTCCTGGGTCATCGTCAAGCATGACAGGTGCGCCTTCccacaaaaaaacaagacacCTACTACATGATCGGCCTTGCAAATTTTGGAGAGCATGAGCGTCAGTCCATGGCTTCCTGGATTTTTAAGCAGAGGCCAGCAAACCGGATCCTGTCATTATTATCTATTTGGCCGTCAAAAGCACAAGCTTCTGATGACATTTTACCAATGTAGTTTTCTTTAAACACAAGAAACTCGTCTCTCGCAACTTGGGATAGATAAGTTAGGTATACACAATTGTAACATCACTAGATCAATGATGCAGGCTAGATTTtcctttttaacataaaaaaaattaaacattgatTAGAtgctttttaacaaaaataaataaataaattgtaaactcaaaatataatgtatattgtataccatgttttttttaatattaataagatgatatattaaatattttttttcaaataataaaacaattaaatattgaatcgATCGaacctttttttcaaataataagaCGATTGAATATTGGATCAATCCGtgttaacttattaaatttacAACTTGTATCATGAGATTGTAATcaccttatagaaaacaaatcaaaaaaattatgaagattaatttttaattaacctaatgttgaaggatgaaattaaaattttttttaaaaaaattataaaaaacctacctgagtcaacccgggttaattgTCAAACCTGCAATCCAGGTCATGAGATTGGGATAACCCcgtataaagaaataaaaaaaaatatgaaacctaattcccaactaaccaatgttgaaggatgaatttgaaaaaaagatcgattaaaaaaaaaatataagtcaacccggattaacatGTTAAGCTCGCGACCTGGTATTAAGAttaagataacttcataaaaagaaaacagtaattataaaactctattttcaatgaatctaatatt
This region of Populus trichocarpa isolate Nisqually-1 chromosome 9, P.trichocarpa_v4.1, whole genome shotgun sequence genomic DNA includes:
- the LOC7488159 gene encoding F-box/kelch-repeat protein SKIP25, whose amino-acid sequence is MANSIQTSITDTTTENPTKRRQLITDGHRHLEQPLIPGLPNDIAQLCLSLVHPSTLYSVCHSWRRLIYSPSFPPFFSLYAVLSSTNTNHNLPDNNSIQFFNFDPISSRWDSLPPPPPDPPLHLILRHPSFISRDLPIQSISASYRLILLAATSHSFSPALSRPLVFNPLSGSWAFGPPLATPRRWCAAGSAHGTVYVASGIGSQYNTDVAKSLEKWDLQNQKAMISNIRNKTTTWKWVKVKELKNGRFSRDAIDAVGWRGKLCMVNMKGDAAKEGIVYDTEKDTWEDMPQGMVAGWRGPVAAMDEEVMYVVDEAKGVLRKYDPERDCWERIMESERLIGAQQIAAGGGRVCVICGGSTELVVLDVVALPVRLWVVETPPGFEAFRIHILPRISRPDN